In Arthrobacter sp. QXT-31, one genomic interval encodes:
- a CDS encoding acyltransferase family protein, translated as MEPIQSYVSEPGRADRPYPVGESGQSKPASPGRSGAVDFLRVLGIVAVVAGHVAAWAGPLTREMLYTWHVPLFFFLSGYFWSANRTLKSEITNRTKSLLVPYLFWLVVVGAWWIAQLDVIGPSTFSRLLQGGSRLTGPFAAFWFVTALFVTVVLLRAMQRFPRVLQWAAALAALAVTYADSALVARIPLAAGVGCTCLVFVLAGRAFKRLRSRVERPLITGTLLLLGSAAAIMAGWSSYLDLKSAKLGVPVVTVVVGVAICAGMVLVAETLVPLAGPRFAAGVSMLAKCGLLVVFTHALLLAVLTQLDADTWIVFAGSLVIPWLVAVLVYRTPLSPLMLGTPKAGKPRSLQPAPLSP; from the coding sequence ATGGAGCCCATTCAAAGTTATGTCTCTGAACCAGGCCGCGCTGACAGACCCTATCCGGTAGGGGAGTCCGGCCAGAGCAAGCCGGCCAGTCCCGGCCGGTCCGGGGCCGTGGATTTTCTTCGGGTCCTGGGGATTGTGGCCGTTGTTGCCGGGCATGTGGCTGCCTGGGCCGGTCCCTTGACCCGGGAAATGCTGTACACATGGCACGTGCCGTTGTTCTTCTTTCTGTCGGGCTACTTCTGGTCAGCGAACAGGACCCTGAAATCGGAGATCACTAATCGCACAAAATCACTGCTGGTCCCTTACTTGTTTTGGCTGGTGGTTGTGGGCGCGTGGTGGATAGCGCAGTTGGACGTGATTGGGCCTTCGACGTTTAGCAGACTCCTGCAGGGTGGATCACGGCTTACCGGCCCGTTTGCTGCGTTCTGGTTCGTCACGGCACTTTTTGTGACGGTAGTGCTTCTTCGCGCCATGCAGCGGTTCCCGCGCGTGCTTCAATGGGCGGCGGCTCTCGCTGCTCTTGCCGTGACCTACGCCGACAGCGCCCTGGTCGCCCGGATTCCGCTGGCTGCGGGTGTGGGATGCACTTGCCTTGTTTTCGTGCTGGCTGGACGTGCATTCAAGAGGCTAAGGAGCCGGGTAGAGCGGCCATTGATTACCGGTACTCTTCTGCTCCTGGGATCTGCTGCCGCGATCATGGCAGGGTGGTCGTCATACCTTGACCTCAAGAGCGCAAAGCTCGGAGTGCCCGTAGTCACTGTCGTTGTCGGTGTGGCTATTTGCGCAGGAATGGTGCTCGTTGCGGAGACTCTTGTTCCGCTGGCCGGGCCGCGGTTTGCTGCCGGGGTGTCGATGCTGGCCAAGTGTGGTCTGCTGGTTGTTTTTACGCATGCACTTCTCCTGGCAGTTCTGACGCAGTTGGATGCGGACACCTGGATCGTGTTTGCGGGATCACTTGTCATCCCGTGGCTGGTCGCCGTGCTCGTTTACCGGACGCCCCTGTCGCCCTTGATGTTGGGCACTCCTAAAGCCGGCAAGCCGCGGTCACTGCAGCCCGCGCCGCTATCCCCCTAG
- a CDS encoding acyltransferase family protein, producing the protein MAVLLVVLYHLWPVRLTGGYVGVDVFFVISGFLITSHMYREVQTPTRVWEFAAGGLAALIFNGRQYSGPLATALAWAGMALIGYAAVTFDSATPFPGWWAMLPVLGTALVVTCAGNTGRTAPRWWLSRRPAIFLGDVSYGVYLWHWPLIVVLPFILDHDMGTLEKLLVLTASTFLAWITKLTVEDPLRRGRLLKKCLRAYLFAAAGMALTVAICFGVTSAAYSESSPNRSAELGACYGPGALEPANGCGPVVGTEAPSPAPAIVTKQNTQPLHPGCQAKAAGTDVVSCDLGVDASQASETVAVVGDSHATAWFPTLEALAKDRGWRIKTYTKSSCPVTAAVRILASEKTDSNQRDCLTWGQRVARELAVDKNVGIIFTASYSTAFSFESPGNKPFKDPATDGFAEVWRKWLTAGKQVVVFDDVPRTTGEDVPTCLARQHDALACAVPVSKAIPPNTAITNAAKAMSAEGLTRISLHNQFCDDRLCYPAVGSVIVYRDFSHISAEYARALAPYIATQLP; encoded by the coding sequence GTGGCCGTCCTCCTGGTGGTGCTCTACCACCTTTGGCCCGTCCGCCTCACAGGAGGCTACGTCGGTGTTGACGTCTTCTTCGTCATCTCAGGCTTCCTCATTACTTCCCACATGTACCGCGAAGTGCAGACTCCGACCCGGGTCTGGGAATTTGCCGCCGGCGGCCTCGCCGCCCTTATTTTCAACGGACGGCAATACTCCGGGCCCTTGGCGACGGCTCTCGCCTGGGCCGGAATGGCCCTGATTGGATATGCTGCCGTCACCTTTGACAGCGCCACTCCCTTCCCTGGGTGGTGGGCCATGCTTCCGGTGCTGGGCACGGCTCTAGTAGTCACTTGCGCGGGAAATACCGGCCGGACGGCACCTCGCTGGTGGCTCTCCCGCCGCCCCGCAATCTTCCTGGGCGATGTGTCCTACGGCGTGTATCTATGGCACTGGCCCCTTATAGTCGTCCTTCCGTTCATCCTTGACCATGACATGGGAACCCTGGAGAAACTTCTTGTACTGACGGCTTCCACGTTCCTTGCATGGATCACCAAGTTGACTGTGGAGGATCCGCTGCGGCGCGGCCGGCTACTGAAAAAATGCCTCCGCGCATATCTGTTCGCAGCCGCAGGCATGGCGCTGACAGTAGCGATCTGTTTCGGTGTCACTTCCGCTGCATATTCGGAGTCCAGCCCGAACCGCTCTGCAGAGCTTGGAGCCTGCTACGGTCCCGGCGCACTGGAACCGGCCAACGGATGTGGCCCGGTAGTCGGGACGGAAGCGCCCAGTCCTGCGCCTGCCATAGTGACCAAACAGAACACGCAGCCTCTGCACCCCGGATGTCAGGCCAAAGCCGCGGGCACCGACGTCGTAAGCTGCGACCTGGGCGTCGATGCGTCACAGGCGAGCGAAACCGTCGCTGTTGTCGGCGACTCACATGCCACTGCGTGGTTCCCGACCCTGGAGGCGCTGGCGAAAGACCGCGGCTGGCGGATCAAGACCTATACGAAGAGTTCCTGCCCGGTTACGGCAGCCGTCCGCATTCTGGCCTCGGAAAAGACTGATTCAAACCAGCGGGACTGCCTGACGTGGGGCCAGAGGGTGGCCCGGGAACTGGCGGTGGACAAGAACGTGGGCATCATCTTCACGGCATCCTATTCGACTGCCTTTTCGTTCGAGTCCCCGGGCAACAAGCCGTTCAAGGATCCCGCCACTGACGGCTTCGCCGAGGTGTGGCGCAAGTGGCTCACAGCCGGAAAACAGGTCGTGGTGTTCGATGACGTTCCTCGGACAACCGGCGAAGATGTTCCCACCTGTCTGGCACGCCAGCATGATGCTCTTGCGTGTGCGGTTCCGGTGAGCAAGGCAATCCCCCCGAACACCGCCATCACGAATGCGGCGAAGGCGATGTCCGCGGAAGGCCTGACCCGGATCAGCCTGCACAACCAGTTCTGCGACGACAGGCTCTGCTACCCCGCCGTTGGGTCCGTCATCGTGTATCGGGACTTTTCCCACATCAGCGCTGAGTATGCCCGCGCCCTGGCGCCCTACATCGCCACACAACTTCCGTAG
- a CDS encoding CpaF family protein — MDAVRIVEDEVRELIRRRGLDPLHQTAEVRRLVEAAVTDYDERALMGPLPPLGPLESARRFVFDAVAGFGPIQPLLDDPGIEEIWINAPTEIYVARNGESELTSLSLTDQQVRDLVERMLKSSGRRLDISSPFVDAALPDGSRLHVVIPDVTRRYWAVNIRKFVVKASRLDHLVELGTLTPHAARFLGAAVASGLNILVSGATQAGKTTLLNCLAASIGSRERVITVEEIFELQFPLRDVVGLQCRQPNLEGEGEIPLRRLVKEALRMRPDRLVVGEVREAESLDMLIALNSGLPGMCTVHANSAHDAVTKLCTLPLLAGDNISSAFVVPTVASCIDLVVHCTRLANGRRQVTEILSLGRRVENGIIESSMIFSTVDGLLEPTANTMPAEHKFARAGYEVAALLDPR, encoded by the coding sequence ATGGATGCAGTACGCATTGTCGAGGATGAAGTCCGGGAGCTGATTCGTCGGCGGGGTCTCGATCCGTTGCACCAGACTGCCGAGGTCAGGCGGCTCGTTGAAGCGGCGGTGACGGACTATGACGAGCGCGCCCTTATGGGTCCGCTTCCGCCCCTTGGACCGCTGGAGTCAGCACGCAGGTTTGTCTTTGATGCCGTGGCCGGATTCGGCCCCATCCAGCCATTGCTGGATGATCCGGGGATCGAGGAGATCTGGATCAATGCACCCACGGAAATTTACGTTGCACGGAATGGCGAATCCGAACTCACCTCACTGAGCCTTACGGACCAGCAGGTCCGGGACCTGGTCGAACGCATGCTGAAGAGCTCCGGCCGGCGCCTGGACATCTCATCTCCGTTCGTGGACGCCGCGCTGCCGGACGGGTCCCGCCTGCACGTTGTCATTCCTGACGTTACGCGGCGCTATTGGGCGGTCAACATCCGCAAGTTCGTTGTGAAGGCGAGCCGGCTGGATCATCTCGTGGAGCTGGGCACCCTGACCCCGCATGCCGCGCGTTTCCTGGGCGCCGCCGTCGCGAGTGGACTCAACATCCTGGTTTCGGGGGCGACGCAGGCAGGCAAGACCACATTGCTGAACTGCCTCGCGGCCAGCATCGGCAGCCGGGAGCGCGTCATCACTGTTGAGGAGATTTTCGAACTGCAGTTTCCGCTGCGGGACGTCGTCGGGCTGCAATGCCGGCAACCCAACTTGGAAGGTGAAGGGGAGATTCCGCTCCGCAGGCTGGTCAAGGAAGCACTCAGGATGCGGCCCGACCGCCTGGTGGTGGGGGAGGTCCGGGAAGCAGAGAGTCTCGACATGCTGATTGCCCTTAACAGCGGCTTGCCGGGGATGTGCACCGTCCACGCAAATTCGGCACACGACGCCGTGACCAAATTGTGCACGCTGCCCTTGCTCGCCGGGGACAACATTTCCAGCGCGTTCGTGGTCCCCACCGTGGCCTCCTGCATCGATCTGGTTGTTCACTGCACCCGGCTTGCCAACGGGCGCAGGCAGGTGACCGAAATCCTCTCCCTGGGCAGGCGGGTCGAGAACGGAATCATCGAGTCCTCCATGATCTTTTCGACGGTCGACGGCCTGCTGGAGCCGACGGCCAACACCATGCCGGCGGAGCATAAATTCGCCCGGGCAGGATATGAGGTCGCGGCTCTACTGGATCCGCGCTGA
- a CDS encoding type II secretion system F family protein, which yields MAALLGVLTGAGLFLIWWSAWDQPARPKRGPRTSRLHDLLLSAGIEKVTGAGLIGTCLGLGAFATLAFFAVSRSWPISVCFGLFGGWLPVAVVKWRAKRRSAILRRVWPDVVDHLRSAIRAGLSLPEALIQLGDKGPEELRHVFRDFGSDYRSGGQFDASLNRLKERLADPVADRIIEALRLTREVGGSDLGKLLGTLAEFLRENARTRSELEARQSWTVNAARLAVAAPWFVMLLLVSRPEAVAAYNTPIGAAVLLGGLVISLVCYSVMLKIGALPEEERVLR from the coding sequence ATGGCTGCGCTGCTGGGGGTTCTGACGGGTGCCGGACTGTTCCTCATCTGGTGGTCGGCCTGGGACCAGCCCGCCCGCCCCAAACGAGGACCGCGGACCAGCCGCCTCCATGATCTGCTGCTGTCCGCGGGCATTGAAAAGGTCACGGGTGCGGGTCTCATCGGGACGTGTCTGGGTCTTGGTGCTTTTGCCACGCTGGCGTTCTTTGCAGTGAGCCGGTCCTGGCCCATTTCCGTTTGCTTTGGCCTGTTCGGCGGCTGGCTTCCGGTAGCGGTGGTGAAATGGCGGGCCAAGCGGCGCAGCGCCATCCTGCGGCGGGTATGGCCCGACGTCGTTGACCACCTGAGATCGGCCATCCGGGCCGGGCTGTCCCTGCCGGAAGCACTCATACAGCTGGGCGACAAGGGACCCGAGGAGCTCCGGCACGTGTTTCGCGACTTCGGTTCGGATTACCGCTCGGGCGGCCAGTTCGATGCATCCCTGAACAGACTCAAGGAACGGCTGGCGGACCCTGTCGCGGACCGCATCATCGAGGCGCTCAGGCTGACCAGGGAAGTGGGCGGCTCCGATCTCGGCAAACTGCTTGGGACCCTCGCTGAGTTCCTGCGGGAAAATGCGCGTACCCGAAGCGAGCTTGAGGCGCGGCAGTCATGGACGGTGAACGCAGCCCGGCTCGCTGTTGCGGCCCCGTGGTTCGTCATGCTGCTGCTGGTCAGCCGTCCGGAGGCCGTGGCTGCCTACAACACGCCGATAGGGGCAGCCGTGCTGTTGGGAGGACTGGTGATTTCGCTGGTGTGCTATTCGGTCATGCTGAAGATCGGAGCCCTGCCTGAGGAAGAGAGGGTCTTGCGATGA
- a CDS encoding type II secretion system F family protein, with the protein MSTVPAAAIVCGVLLGGGLWLLLVRLPFMRSVSFVERIEPQLRSQNLESRLLRAEERVITPFGPLERILRPLIREATAKLARLNLGSAALGRRLAQARIDKSPLDFRAQQLFWALCAFIAAVGVIVLAALAGRFSPVLAVAVSVGCGVGGFLFRDYWLGVQIRRREERMLAEFPSLAEMIALAVGAGESATGALDRVCRTARGELSEEFGRVLSETRAGKPLVEALQEFSARTDLGPLIRFVDGIIVAVERGTPLAEVLRAQAQDVRDTAKRELMESAGKKEVAMMVPLVFGVLPLTVVFAVFPGIAALSLNF; encoded by the coding sequence ATGAGCACGGTGCCAGCGGCCGCGATCGTCTGCGGTGTACTCCTGGGCGGCGGACTGTGGCTCCTCCTGGTCAGACTCCCGTTCATGCGTTCTGTCAGTTTCGTCGAACGCATCGAACCACAGCTCCGGTCCCAAAACCTCGAATCGAGGCTTCTGCGGGCGGAGGAGCGGGTCATCACTCCGTTTGGTCCCCTCGAACGCATACTCCGTCCGCTGATCCGGGAAGCCACTGCCAAACTGGCCCGGCTCAACCTCGGATCCGCAGCCCTCGGCCGAAGGCTCGCCCAGGCCCGTATCGACAAGTCGCCGCTGGACTTCCGTGCCCAGCAGCTCTTCTGGGCACTGTGCGCGTTCATTGCCGCTGTCGGCGTGATCGTCCTGGCAGCATTGGCCGGGAGATTCAGTCCCGTCCTGGCCGTGGCAGTCTCAGTCGGCTGTGGAGTTGGCGGATTCCTCTTCCGTGATTACTGGCTGGGGGTGCAGATCAGGCGGCGGGAAGAGCGGATGCTGGCCGAGTTCCCGAGCCTGGCGGAAATGATTGCGCTCGCGGTCGGGGCGGGGGAAAGCGCCACCGGCGCACTCGACCGTGTGTGCCGGACAGCCCGGGGTGAGCTCTCCGAAGAGTTCGGCAGGGTCCTGAGCGAAACCCGGGCAGGAAAGCCGCTGGTGGAGGCGCTTCAGGAGTTTTCCGCGCGTACTGATCTCGGGCCGCTTATCCGCTTTGTCGACGGCATCATCGTGGCGGTGGAGCGCGGAACCCCACTGGCCGAGGTGCTGCGGGCCCAGGCCCAGGACGTCCGGGATACCGCGAAGCGCGAGCTGATGGAGTCTGCCGGCAAGAAGGAAGTCGCGATGATGGTGCCGCTTGTCTTTGGCGTGCTGCCCCTGACAGTGGTGTTCGCCGTGTTCCCCGGAATAGCGGCCCTCAGCCTGAATTTTTGA